The DNA window CTGCGGGAAGCGAGATGTCGGGCTTTTCGAGCTCTTCCACATTGACGTCCTTGAACGTCATTACTCGGACGTTCTTGACGAAACGGGCGGGACGGTACATGTCCCACACCCAGGCGTCATGCATCTCGACCTCGAAGTAGACTTCGCCGTCCGAGTTGCGAACGTGCAGGTCCACCTGGTTGGCCAGGTAGAACCGGCGCTCGGTCTCCACCACGTAGGAGAACTGGCGGACAATGTCGCGGTACTCCCGGTAGAGCTGCAGCTCCATCTCGGTCTCGTACTTCTCGAGATCTTCCGCGCTCATCGCACTCCGCCTTCCATGACCACATCTTCCCCCACCGACGCCGGAGGTCGCGGCTGCTCGCCCAACGCCACGCCGACGGTACCCCCTGGCGCGGCGGAGTGCTCCATCGGCTCGTCCGGACGCCCGAAGAGCACCGCCTGCGCCTCCCCCGCGGCCGGACGGCGGGCGCGCGGCGGCCGCCCGTCGCGCCCGGAGACGGCGGCCACGTTCACGTACGAGAAGCGGTGTTCCCGGCAGGGCCCCAGCTCGCGCAGCGCGGCGCTGTGCTCGGCGGTGACGTAACCCTTGTGCTCGGCGAAGCCGTAGCCAGGGAACCGCTGGTCCAGGTCCACCATGATGCGGTCCCGGGTGACCTTGGCGAGCACGCTCGCGGCCGCGACGCAGGCGGCCACCCGGTCGCCCTTCCAGACCGCCAGCCCCGGCACGTCGAGCCCGTCCACGCCGAAGCCGTCGGTCAGCACGTAGTCGGGACGGGTGGCGAGCGAGGCGAGCGCCCGGCGCATCGCGGCGAGGTTGCACACGTGCAGCCCGCGCGCGTCGACCTCTTCGGCCGGAATGATCACCACGGCGTACGCCAAGGCGCGGGCCACCACCTCGTCGTGGAC is part of the Micromonospora sp. WMMD980 genome and encodes:
- a CDS encoding DUF2469 domain-containing protein; this encodes MSAEDLEKYETEMELQLYREYRDIVRQFSYVVETERRFYLANQVDLHVRNSDGEVYFEVEMHDAWVWDMYRPARFVKNVRVMTFKDVNVEELEKPDISLPADSGFGG
- a CDS encoding ribonuclease HII; translated protein: MLTPPRTVVRRDGGLYALERALQRRGFRQVAGADEAGRGACAGPLVAAAAVLPEGRRGEIAELADSKLLTPAARERVHDEVVARALAYAVVIIPAEEVDARGLHVCNLAAMRRALASLATRPDYVLTDGFGVDGLDVPGLAVWKGDRVAACVAAASVLAKVTRDRIMVDLDQRFPGYGFAEHKGYVTAEHSAALRELGPCREHRFSYVNVAAVSGRDGRPPRARRPAAGEAQAVLFGRPDEPMEHSAAPGGTVGVALGEQPRPPASVGEDVVMEGGVR